One Candidatus Cloacimonadota bacterium genomic window, CTGCGGCTTTCACCTCTTCATCATCTGCCAGATAATAACGATTGTGAACCTTTATATCTTTATCAAATTCGTATACTAAAGGTATCCCGGTAGGGATGTTAAGACCCACAATCTCGGCATCTGATATGTGATCCAGATTTTTTACGATGGCTCGAAGACTGTTACCATGAGCAGAGATTACCATTTTCCGCCCGGCTACAAGACGAGGGATTATTACGTCATTCCAGAAGGGCATGGTGCGAGCCACAGTATCCTTCAGGGATTCACACAGAGGAATTTGTTCTTTATCCAGATTGCCGTAACGGGGATCGTGACCAGGATAACGTTTGTCACTTATCTCTAAAGCTGGTGGAGGTGTGTCGAAGCTTCTGCGCCAGATTAGCACTTGTTCGTCACCGTACTTGGCGGCAGTTTCAGCTTTATTGAGCCCTTGCAGAGCACCGTAATGCCGTTCGTTCAAGCGCCAGTTGTGGTGAATTGGCGTGTACATCAAGTCCATCTCGTCCAATACAAACCAAAGAGTGCGAATGGCACGCTTTAAAACAGATGTGTAAGCTTCATCAAAAGTAAATCCGGCTTCTTTTAATCTTTTGCCAGCTTCTTTGGCTTCCAGAACTCCTTTTTCGGAGAGGTCTACATCTGTCCATCCGGTGAATAGATTTGCTTTATTCCATTCACTCTCGCCATGTCTTATCAATACTATTTTATACATTATGGAACTCCTTTAATGTTTTTATCTACGCACACAAACACAGCCGGATAGTTTCCGGTATGATTAACTTGAGTGTTTTTTATTTATGACCGCAGCCGCCGTCGGGCTTGGTTTTATAGGTAAGTACTCCTTCCTGTGCTTCAACCACCCGTGCAAGGATAAAGAAAAAATCCGACAAGCGGTTGATGTATTTCAGCAGATTGGGCGAAAGAGGGGTTGCCTGCGCTAATGCTATCACACGGCGTTCAGCGCGCCGAGCAACGGTTCTGCAGATGTCCAAACGGGCACTGGCAAGGCAAGATCCGGGTATTACAAATCCTTTCAGATCCAATTTCTCTTCGTATTGTCTAATGGTCTGCGTGATGGTTTCCACTTCTTCTTCACATAAGGGCATGGGATAAGTTCCGTCAGGAGTTGCTAATTCTCCCATTACCCTGTACAGGCGGTTTTGCGTTTCTAACAACAGTTTCCTGATATTGTCATCTGCTATATGATGCTTTGCCTCTCCAATAAAAGCATCCAGCTCATCTAGGCTACCGTAAGCCTCCACTCGCAAATCACTTTTATATACTCGCCCTCCCGTGTAAAGAGAAGTTTGTCCGGTATCGCCGCCTTTTGTAGTGATGCTCAAGGATTTACCTCATTGCAATAACGGAGATTTCCACTAAGCCATCTTTAGGTAGGCGTGCTACTTGGATTGCTTCCCGGGCAGGAAATGGAGCACTAAAGTTGCGTGAATAAATCTCATTCAGCTTGGCAAAATCTTCCATATCTGTTAGAAACACAGTTACTTTTATTACCTGAGACATCCCCATGCCTGCGGCATCGAGAATAGCTTTAATGTGTTGGAACACCAAATTTGCTTGAGCTTCAAAACCTTCCGCCATCTTTCCGGTATTTGGATCTATCCCCAACTGACCACTAACAAAGAGGGTATCATTTCTAAGAGTAGCTTGTGAGTAAGGACCAATCGCAGCAGGGGCGCTATGCGTCATAATAGATTTCATGTAATTCTCCTTTATTCTTTCTTTAAAGATTTACGTGCCAAAAGAATGGCATCGGTTATTTCATGAAGAGGAATGTAATCTTGATGCTCTTTTATGATGTTGCGCATCAAAATCTTGCCTTCACGCACATTCTCGTCTCGGATAACAATCAGAACTTCGCACAGAGCTTT contains:
- the gpmA gene encoding 2,3-diphosphoglycerate-dependent phosphoglycerate mutase; amino-acid sequence: MYKIVLIRHGESEWNKANLFTGWTDVDLSEKGVLEAKEAGKRLKEAGFTFDEAYTSVLKRAIRTLWFVLDEMDLMYTPIHHNWRLNERHYGALQGLNKAETAAKYGDEQVLIWRRSFDTPPPALEISDKRYPGHDPRYGNLDKEQIPLCESLKDTVARTMPFWNDVIIPRLVAGRKMVISAHGNSLRAIVKNLDHISDAEIVGLNIPTGIPLVYEFDKDIKVHNRYYLADDEEVKAAASKVANQAKG
- a CDS encoding cob(I)yrinic acid a,c-diamide adenosyltransferase yields the protein MSITTKGGDTGQTSLYTGGRVYKSDLRVEAYGSLDELDAFIGEAKHHIADDNIRKLLLETQNRLYRVMGELATPDGTYPMPLCEEEVETITQTIRQYEEKLDLKGFVIPGSCLASARLDICRTVARRAERRVIALAQATPLSPNLLKYINRLSDFFFILARVVEAQEGVLTYKTKPDGGCGHK
- a CDS encoding RidA family protein gives rise to the protein MKSIMTHSAPAAIGPYSQATLRNDTLFVSGQLGIDPNTGKMAEGFEAQANLVFQHIKAILDAAGMGMSQVIKVTVFLTDMEDFAKLNEIYSRNFSAPFPAREAIQVARLPKDGLVEISVIAMR